The following nucleotide sequence is from Aneurinibacillus soli.
GATTCATTTTCTTATTTGAGTAATGAACAGCTGATCCTAACGTTAAAACAAGCAGAAGAAATCGGGTTACACCAGGAATTTATACAGATACTTATAAACGAGATTAAGAAGCGAAATCTATCGATAGAGAGCTAAAATCCCTCACCTTCTTACGTAATATGGCGTTTAATCTTACCTTGGTGCATAACTACTTTGTATAATAAAGGAGCAAAGATATTCGGTTTCCCCCTCGTGATGGTCGGTCGCCTAGAGGGGGACTTTTTCTATTTTTGTAACCTTATTTCAACTTATCTCGTATAAATGATTAACTCTACAAATCTAGTCTTTCTTCAGCCACTTCCCGCCCGGAAGTGGCTCTTTTTTTATTCCCTTATCCTCTTTTAGCAGTTTCAGCTAAAGCCTGTACGTTATCCAGTTCCCATGTATAACGACCATCGCTATAATCACCAAATCCCCCTCGATATTTTATTGATTTGTGAATATTTTTCGACAAAATATATTGCGCTATTTTAAATATTGTAATATTATTAATTCACAACCAAATCCACTATGAAGGAAGTGTATTAACATGATAAATGCTGTGAAATATACTGGAGACTTCGTTAAAGGTATTTTTTATGCAGCCTATTCCTTTGCAGCCATCTTAGTCTTAATGATTCAGGAGTTGTCAAATCTATAATATGAATAATGTAACTACAGGGACATAACCATCATTATCTTCTGCGGATAGATAGTGGTGGTTATTTTATTTTTTACTACCATAGCGTCTATTTGTGCGCCCACCCCCTTTATCTACTACCCAATTCCCGACTTTGATTAGCCATTGGTTCATGTTGTTCATCCATTTCTCTAAAAAAAAAGCCACTCCAAAGAGCGGCCTTGTAAAAGATATAAGTTAAGCTTGAAAATCTATAGCGATAGGCTTATTAGGATCATCTGCAATTTGTCTTTCCCTGATTGGTTTCGCATGAGGATGCTCCATTTTTCTTTCCTTTTGATCAGAGCTATCTTTCTTTCTTCTCAGTTCTTCCATTAATTTTATTTTTTCCATGTACAACTGAGAAATCATCCTAACTTTTTGTTTTGGATTAATGGATGAGTTTTTTCGAATCGCTTCTATTTCTTTGTCGATTTCCTCAATCCTTTTCTGTATTTCAGTTACTCGCTCTTTTTCGTTTTTCT
It contains:
- the sda gene encoding sporulation histidine kinase inhibitor Sda, with translation MEKYDSFSYLSNEQLILTLKQAEEIGLHQEFIQILINEIKKRNLSIES